The following proteins are encoded in a genomic region of Acidobacteriota bacterium:
- a CDS encoding Hsp70 family protein, with product MIATPRYLIGIDLGTTNSAVAYVDRRARLSRGLPVINRFQIPQILTEGEMTSQPILPSFLYFLNEIETARGGLTLPWHEDAVAVVGLYAREQGALVPGRQVASAKSWLCNSSVDRTAAILPWDSDQPEWKCSPVDATTGYLLHLCDAWNYTFSKNGEDETAAFENQEIVITVPASFDEEARELTCQAAANAGIKHLTLIEEPLAAFYAWMVANKSRLKKILTHGELILICDVGGGTTDFSLIRVLIEDGEIQFVRTAIGEHLLLGGDNLDLALSHLVEARLGNPKLTLKQRKALQRQCCQAKEQLLAHPALEKVTIRILGSGSSLIGGAMTTDVTASDVTGLLLDGYLPKVAPTDLPKRDRRVALREMGLPYASDPAITKHLAEFLTQAVDADTFEPDHSPSTSTVRMACPDAILFNGGFFETEIARQAIVDVLTHWFTPDRPEYKPRVLANTDLAGAVSIGAAYYAHVRREGGLRISGGSGRVYYLGVHTKTKPERGQIPAVCVLPRGTEEGTSLEVSNLEFKVLANRPVTFTLYSSTVRHDQHGSVVTLDEADIHRHAPLVTVLSFGKRSQQAELKVKLLARYTELGTLELWCESLSTEHRWKLQFQLRATDNNFEESEETQTVISDEAIEQAIQLLKTVFDTSHTIKADEHLTPENLVGKLEAVLGYGKDAWPVAVIRKLCDVLHELAEGRKKRSNYELRWLNLYGFCLRPGFGAVLDDWRTKQARKIFLSGLTFGNDIQCQVEWFVFLARIAGGLAQGQQLDVYQRCMPLLGIGGKKLKKRLHPQVERDGWRLLANLEHLAPTIKTRLGSELIEKIKEKPLNKSFLWSLGRLGARIPLYGQLNNVVSARVASEWITVLLELPEKSWDTASALSQLGARTDDPLRDISDELRERIIQAIQPIERTGPLIEALKQYLPPESAQKVQMFGESLPIGLRMDAETI from the coding sequence ATGATCGCCACACCCCGGTATCTCATTGGCATTGATCTTGGAACGACAAATTCAGCCGTGGCCTACGTTGATCGCAGGGCGCGGCTCAGTCGGGGGTTGCCGGTGATCAACCGGTTTCAAATTCCTCAGATTCTGACCGAAGGCGAAATGACATCACAGCCGATTTTGCCGTCATTTCTCTATTTTCTGAATGAAATCGAAACCGCACGCGGTGGGCTGACGCTGCCGTGGCACGAAGACGCGGTGGCTGTGGTTGGCCTTTATGCCCGCGAGCAGGGGGCATTGGTTCCGGGTCGGCAGGTTGCCTCGGCAAAATCCTGGCTGTGTAACAGTTCGGTGGATCGAACCGCCGCCATTTTGCCCTGGGATTCAGACCAGCCGGAATGGAAATGCTCGCCGGTGGATGCCACCACTGGCTATTTGCTCCACTTGTGCGATGCCTGGAACTACACCTTTTCCAAAAACGGGGAAGACGAAACGGCTGCGTTTGAAAACCAGGAAATCGTGATCACGGTTCCGGCTTCGTTTGACGAAGAAGCCCGCGAATTGACCTGTCAGGCGGCGGCGAATGCCGGCATCAAACACCTGACGTTGATTGAAGAACCGCTGGCCGCGTTTTACGCCTGGATGGTGGCCAACAAAAGTCGGCTCAAGAAAATTCTCACCCATGGCGAACTGATTTTGATTTGTGACGTGGGTGGCGGGACGACCGATTTCAGTCTGATAAGAGTATTAATTGAAGATGGTGAGATTCAATTTGTTCGAACCGCCATTGGTGAACACCTCCTGCTTGGCGGAGACAACCTCGATCTGGCGCTTTCCCATCTGGTCGAAGCCCGGCTTGGCAATCCCAAACTGACCCTCAAACAACGCAAAGCCCTGCAGCGCCAGTGTTGTCAGGCCAAAGAACAACTGCTGGCACATCCAGCGCTTGAAAAAGTAACGATTCGCATTTTAGGGAGTGGCTCGTCATTGATTGGCGGGGCGATGACCACTGATGTGACAGCTTCGGACGTCACCGGGTTGTTGCTGGACGGCTATTTGCCAAAGGTTGCCCCAACTGATTTACCCAAACGAGATCGGAGGGTGGCGCTCAGGGAAATGGGGTTGCCCTATGCCAGCGACCCGGCCATTACCAAACATCTGGCCGAATTTCTCACGCAAGCGGTTGATGCCGATACATTTGAACCAGATCATTCACCCTCAACTTCGACGGTGCGAATGGCCTGTCCCGACGCAATTTTGTTCAACGGCGGTTTTTTTGAGACCGAAATTGCCCGGCAGGCAATCGTGGATGTGCTCACCCACTGGTTTACACCTGACCGCCCGGAATACAAACCCAGGGTTCTGGCCAATACCGATCTGGCCGGTGCCGTTTCGATTGGTGCGGCCTATTATGCCCATGTTCGGCGCGAAGGTGGCCTGCGGATCAGCGGCGGCAGTGGGCGGGTGTATTATCTGGGCGTGCACACCAAAACAAAGCCAGAACGTGGACAAATTCCTGCCGTTTGCGTCCTCCCGCGAGGGACTGAGGAGGGCACCAGCCTTGAAGTTTCCAACCTGGAGTTCAAAGTTCTGGCCAATCGCCCGGTGACGTTTACGCTCTATAGCTCGACGGTCCGCCACGACCAGCACGGAAGTGTTGTGACGCTCGACGAAGCTGATATCCATCGGCACGCGCCGCTGGTCACGGTGCTGAGTTTTGGAAAACGCTCGCAGCAAGCCGAATTAAAAGTAAAACTCCTGGCCAGATATACCGAACTTGGAACGTTGGAATTGTGGTGCGAATCGCTGTCAACCGAGCACCGCTGGAAGCTTCAATTTCAACTTCGTGCGACTGATAACAATTTTGAAGAATCCGAAGAAACCCAGACAGTCATTTCCGATGAAGCCATTGAGCAGGCAATTCAACTTCTAAAAACCGTCTTTGACACATCCCACACGATAAAAGCTGACGAACACCTCACGCCTGAAAACCTGGTCGGAAAACTTGAAGCCGTGCTTGGGTACGGCAAAGATGCCTGGCCGGTAGCGGTCATCCGCAAATTGTGCGATGTGCTCCACGAACTGGCTGAAGGTCGGAAAAAACGGTCGAACTATGAATTGCGCTGGCTCAACCTGTATGGATTTTGCCTTCGTCCTGGTTTCGGCGCCGTCCTTGATGACTGGCGAACCAAACAGGCGCGCAAGATTTTCCTGTCAGGATTGACCTTCGGAAACGACATCCAGTGCCAGGTCGAATGGTTTGTCTTTCTGGCCCGGATTGCCGGCGGTCTGGCCCAGGGGCAGCAACTGGATGTGTATCAGCGATGTATGCCGCTCCTTGGCATAGGCGGGAAAAAACTCAAGAAGCGGCTCCACCCACAAGTTGAACGCGATGGCTGGCGGTTGCTGGCGAATCTGGAACATCTGGCACCAACCATCAAAACCCGGCTTGGTAGTGAACTGATTGAAAAGATTAAAGAAAAGCCGTTAAACAAGAGCTTTTTATGGTCGCTTGGCCGGTTAGGAGCACGCATCCCGCTCTATGGTCAGCTCAACAACGTCGTTTCGGCTCGCGTTGCGTCAGAATGGATTACCGTCTTGCTCGAACTCCCTGAAAAATCGTGGGATACCGCCTCGGCCCTGTCACAACTTGGAGCGCGAACCGATGACCCGCTCCGTGATATTTCAGATGAGCTTCGCGAACGAATCATCCAGGCAATCCAACCGATTGAACGCACCGGACCATTGATTGAAGCGTTGAAGCAGTACCTGCCGCCCGAATCGGCCCAGAAAGTCCAGATGTTTGGCGAATCGCTTCCGATTGGGTTGCGGATGGACGCTGAGACCATTTAG